One part of the Terrimicrobium sacchariphilum genome encodes these proteins:
- a CDS encoding SRPBCC family protein, which translates to MTALSRLSSQLTELFHKPERCPANVGKPERLASIAGGAALVVAGVGRRSLPGALLALVGGLLIYRGTSGHCHLYDALGVDTRWMNDYGVPGNKGIKVTREIEVNRPPGELFYFWKKLSNLPKFMPHVVSVEKTSEKGSHWVVEGPGGTKVEWDAEIINEHPGEMIAWRSLPGAEVESAGTVRFESRNGGASTHLRVTLQYHPPAGRAGATVAGILGESPESQLSRDLAVFKDMMESDGDGERSA; encoded by the coding sequence ATGACTGCGCTCTCCCGTCTCTCCTCGCAACTCACGGAACTTTTTCACAAACCCGAGAGATGCCCGGCCAATGTCGGGAAGCCGGAACGTCTCGCCTCCATCGCAGGCGGAGCGGCGCTGGTCGTGGCCGGTGTCGGGCGACGCTCGCTTCCGGGTGCGCTGCTTGCCCTTGTGGGCGGGTTGCTGATTTACCGCGGTACGTCGGGGCATTGTCACCTTTATGACGCGTTGGGAGTCGATACCCGTTGGATGAATGACTACGGTGTGCCGGGCAACAAGGGGATCAAGGTCACGCGCGAGATCGAGGTGAATCGTCCGCCGGGCGAGCTGTTCTATTTCTGGAAGAAGCTCTCGAATCTCCCGAAGTTCATGCCCCATGTCGTCTCGGTCGAGAAGACGAGCGAGAAAGGCTCGCACTGGGTGGTCGAGGGACCGGGCGGCACGAAGGTCGAGTGGGATGCCGAGATCATCAATGAACATCCCGGCGAAATGATCGCATGGCGTTCGCTGCCGGGGGCGGAGGTGGAGAGCGCAGGGACCGTGCGTTTTGAATCCCGCAACGGTGGTGCATCCACGCACTTGCGTGTCACGCTCCAGTATCACCCGCCCGCGGGGCGAGCAGGTGCGACGGTCGCAGGTATCCTCGGAGAGTCGCCGGAAAGCCA
- a CDS encoding DUF6530 family protein: MKIPTHLKHKAVFVAEDYDRLDGQYAKDTDAQGLSLGLAQWNEKGKVDISAKVWRHTGEKWSRQSEELPLHRVLDLTLLICKTQKYMNEAYRFEKLYDPAAPAVGSIDLQGEKMEIAVDTENPELDEDIALFRDCLAREGERIGERLTRLAAALKELGYL, translated from the coding sequence ATGAAAATTCCGACGCACCTGAAGCACAAAGCCGTATTCGTAGCGGAGGATTATGATCGCCTGGACGGACAGTACGCAAAAGACACTGATGCTCAGGGTCTTTCGCTTGGTCTCGCGCAGTGGAATGAAAAGGGGAAAGTCGACATTTCCGCCAAGGTCTGGAGGCACACAGGTGAGAAATGGTCCCGTCAATCCGAGGAGCTGCCCCTCCATCGGGTGCTCGATCTGACCCTGCTCATCTGCAAAACGCAGAAATACATGAACGAGGCCTACCGGTTTGAAAAACTCTACGATCCCGCAGCGCCCGCTGTGGGAAGCATCGACCTCCAGGGCGAAAAAATGGAGATCGCCGTCGATACCGAGAATCCAGAACTTGATGAAGACATAGCCCTCTTCCGCGACTGTCTCGCCAGGGAAGGCGAGCGGATCGGTGAGCGGCTGACGCGACTGGCCGCCGCCCTGAAAGAGCTTGGCTATCTCTAG